The Desulfurococcus sp. genomic interval GAGGAAGTGGAGTCCTAGTGTGCTCGTGGACTGCGCTAATGGAGCCTCAAGCCATGTAACCCCGCTGGTAGCCCGTTCTCTTGGCGGCATACCAGTTACAGTCAACTGTAACCCGGATGGATTCTTTCCTGGGAGAACACCTGAGCCTAGAGTAGACGTGCTGGAGAAACTGCTCCCATTATATAGGAGTGCCGAACCAGCTGTAATCTTCGCGCATGATGGTGATGCAGACAGGCTGGCCGTTTTAGACCCTGTTGAAGGCTTCATAAGGCAGGATAGACTGCTAGCCCTCTACGCTAAGCTGCTACTAGAGGAGAGGAAGGGGCTTGTAGTAGTAAGCATTGATACAGGTAGAGTCGTCGATGAAGTCGTAGAATCCATGGGGGGTAGAGTGGAAAGGTATCTTCTAGGGAAGACGCATGAGAGAGTTAAGGAGCTAGGTTTAAGTAGTGTAGCCATGGCAGGCGAGCCCTGGAAGCTCATAGACCCGTCATGGGGGCCGTGGGTTGACGGTATAAGACAGGTGGCACTACTCACGAAGCTCATTGTAGAGAGAGGTAAGCCGCTAGCCAAGATACTCATGGAGGAGGGGATACCTGAGTACCCATGGGATAGGAGAAGCTTCCTGCTCGACCCCCCTGAATCCAGGATCCACGTTTACAGGGATCTCGTGGAGGAGTTGAAAAGCAGGTTAGGCGAGCCGGCTAAAATCATAGATATTGATGGATACAGGTTCGAGTATAGTGACGACTCCTGGATACTCGTGAGAATCAGTGGTACAGAGCCCAAGCTGAGAGTCTACGCTGAAGCGAAGAGCCGTGATAGACTGAAGGAGATAATAGAATCCGTTAGCAAGATTATCAAGGAGTCCGCTTTAGCAAGAAATGCTTGTGTGAAAGCTATTACAATCGGCTAATAGAGTACTTTCATTATTTCAAGCACGGCTCCACCTGCTACTGGCTTAAGCTGCCTCCCACAGCCCTCTCACGGAGGTACTTACCGAGTAGTAGAAAAACACAGTACTGCCCGCACATGTTGCATGAGCTTACGTTAACATTAAACTGCTTGTATATTCGTAGAGCACGCTCTCTATCAAACGCGTACTTGAATACCTCGCTCCATTCAAGCCTTGCCCTGTGAAGGCTCAGCTCGAAATCCCTCCTATAAGCTCTAGCTCCCAGCTTCACTATATCACCGGCGTGCGCTGCAATCCTGGCTGCTATTAACCCTTCTTTCACCTGCTCTGGTGTGGGGAGACTTAGATGCTCGGCTGGAGTTAGATAGCACAGGAAGTCAGCACCGCTTGCAGCTGCTATCGCTCCACCTATAGCGGCAGCGATGTGATCGTAGCCCATAGCTATATCTGTGACTAAGGGTCCCAGCACATAGTAGGGTGCCCCATCAGTTAGCTTTTTCATTAACTTGATGTTACTGGCTACTTGATCTATTGTCATGTGGCCCGGGCCCTCCACGATCACCTGGACTCCTTTCTCTCTAAGGGATTTAACCTGCCTGGCAGCCTCGGTGAGTTCTGCTATTTGGAGCTCGTCGTGCTGGTCTACTATACTTCCAGGTCTCAATGCGTCTCCTATACTAACGACTGCATCATACTCAGCGAAGAGCTCAGCAAGGTAGTCCCAGTGCCTTCTAAACGGGTTCTCCTCATTGTTCTCGAGCATCCATGCAGCTAGCATTGCGCCACCACGGCTTACAATCGGCATGATTCTACTGCTTCTAACAGCTCTCCTAGCTAGCTCGAGGCTTATAGCCGAGTGGATGGTCATGAAGGCTACTCCATCCCTTAAGTGCCTTTCTACAATCTCTAGGAACCAGTCGCTGGGAAACCCAGCGCCCCCGTACCTTCTAACACCTTCAATCCATGCCTGGTAAACTGGTACTGTGCCAACTGGTAGTGGTCTAGCCTCTCTTATAATTAATCGTCTTATTTCATCTAGATCCCCGCCTATACTTAAATCCATTACTGTATCGGCACCATATTCGACAGCTATCTTTACTTTCTCCCTCTCCATTTCTACATCCATGACAGTGCCACTGGTGCCTACATTAACATTAACCTTGGTATACAAGCCCCTTCCTACTCCAGTCACCTTTAAATTCTCAAGTCTATTGTTAGCTATGATAACTATCCTGCCCGAAGCTATTCTATCACGGATCTTCTCAGCTGGAACTCCTTCAAGCTCGCTGAGTTTCCTCATTTCTTCACTTATACTTCCAGCTCTAGCTGTAGAGACAATAGTTTTACTCACGGCTTCCACCATGCTTCTCCAGAATGCTCTTATATTCGAGACTCAACTTTCTTAGTTCCCCGAATATTTCAGGCTTCTCACGGATTAACTCGTCTACGAGCGAGAGGTATCTTGCAACGCGTACCGCGTCTGAGCTTACCTCTACGAGTCTCTCAGCTCCTACCACCACGTAGTGCTTCTTTTCAACTTTCTCCCCTAGAATATACTCGGCTTCATTAGCTGCTGCATGCAGCATTAAGCAGTGTGGACTGCCATCAATAGTGACCACAGTAATACTCCTAGGCTTAGAACTCTTCACGATACTTGCAAGCTTACCATAGTATGCTGAAGACTCGGCTTCAGGGCAGGCAAGTAGAACTACTTTACCCTTAGAAAGCTCTCTGAAGAGCCTTGGATTCACGTAGGGCAGGCATGCTGATACGACAAGTAGATCACTATCTTTGAGAAGAGGGGCTTTAACCCATATACTCCACAAGCCAGGTAGGTGGAGGTCATCCTTCATCATACAGAGCACCAGGGTAAATAATCGCTAACACCTTTATAAATCTACTAATAACATAGTTATAATGGCGAGAACACAGCAGATACTCGTAGTTAAATACCTGTAATTACTTAAGAACCCACATAACTATTGATCTAACCTATGGAAAAATTTATATAGGGGTCCCATGATACCATGCAGAAGGTGAGGTAGTTGAGTCAAGCCCTTAGTAAGACCACAGCTATAATACTAGTATTAATAGTTATTGTTGCTATAGCTGTGGGAGCATACATCTATACTTCCCAGCTACCCTCCCCTACACCGACACCATCCCCTACTCCAACACCCACGCCTTCTCCCTCTCCAACCCCTACAACCACGCCACAGCCCACTAAGCCTCTACACACTCAGGTACTCTACTTGATAGTTAACGATGAAATCACGCGGATACAAATGTATCAGGCGGGTACAGCTGATATAGCTGTTGTAACCCCAGCTAGATGGAAGGATGTTAACAACACGCCAGTCGGCAGGTTCCACCTTGTACTTAGATACGACCCTAGTAAGCCACGTCTAACCATACAGCACTTGATCCTCAATACCATGAAGGAGCCATTCAACATACCAGAAGTAAGACAAGCACTTGCATGGGCTACACCCTACCAGACTATACTAGACCAGGTTTTCGCTGGATTATACACAAGGCTCTACACTATAGTGCCGAAGGGTCTTCAGGGCTATACTGAATACAATATTGTTAAATACGAGTACAATATGACAAGGGCGAAGGAGATAATAAATAAGCTTAAGGAGGAGAAAGGCTTCGATCCATCCAAGTACACTATTGAAGTAGCCTACAACCTCGGGAACACTGCAAGAGCCCAGATAGCAGCATTACTTCAGAATGCTTGGAGCCAGCTCGGATTCAAAGTTATCGTAAACACGTACAACTGGCCACAGTACCTAAGTAAGGTCGACAGCTTCGACTTCGATGTAGCAATTCTAGGCTGGATCCCAGACTACCTTGACCCAGATAACTACCTGATGCCCTTCGTATGGGGTGGAGCAGAGTTCACCAGTATAGGATACCATGTCGTCACATCCCCGAGCGATGTAGCCAACTACATCTCTAAAGCTGAGAGAGTAATCGATACGGAGAAATACGTTGTAGTTGTAGGTCCAAGTGGTAGTGGGGCATCTTATACTGGCCCGACAGGTAAACCCATACTCGTAGTAGACTACGTATTAGATGAAGCTAAAACCAGCAAGAACTGGGAGAACCCAGTCTCAATGGTCACAATTGGAGCACCTGGCTGGAAAGATATACCTGTAAGCGCTCTAGTAAAGCTCTCGAGAACACTACTAGACCCTGAGATCAGGACAGCTGTAATTAACGCTGCAGTAATAGTATTCAACAATGAAGCACCAATGATAATGCTAGGCCAG includes:
- a CDS encoding ABC transporter substrate-binding protein, whose amino-acid sequence is MSQALSKTTAIILVLIVIVAIAVGAYIYTSQLPSPTPTPSPTPTPTPSPSPTPTTTPQPTKPLHTQVLYLIVNDEITRIQMYQAGTADIAVVTPARWKDVNNTPVGRFHLVLRYDPSKPRLTIQHLILNTMKEPFNIPEVRQALAWATPYQTILDQVFAGLYTRLYTIVPKGLQGYTEYNIVKYEYNMTRAKEIINKLKEEKGFDPSKYTIEVAYNLGNTARAQIAALLQNAWSQLGFKVIVNTYNWPQYLSKVDSFDFDVAILGWIPDYLDPDNYLMPFVWGGAEFTSIGYHVVTSPSDVANYISKAERVIDTEKYVVVVGPSGSGASYTGPTGKPILVVDYVLDEAKTSKNWENPVSMVTIGAPGWKDIPVSALVKLSRTLLDPEIRTAVINAAVIVFNNEAPMIMLGQAVRAENYGSWVHDMYYPLSAFARYDLVWEDPDAPVVDTGVAGVKNDPNTMVIATIGWPDTFDPAKSYESFGWELFWQIYSKPVTYYYENTEPEPELAVAWAFSSDETELYLIIRGGVVAYDPWNNKTYPIDATDVLFSIWRVARLNLPGGPSWMVSDFIDVNASQVLSEDEFEQIASSGLKTVYHGELKTVSSLSELLSIFNYTGSTAGVVKFKLKFPYPPILHIFTTAVGSIIPMEYALGDKYQQALADSNNGKNPSAWAKYVIEGEDDATYKLLRDKPVSTGPYYIADYKEDSYILLKLNPYYWNATMWYELYGFRP
- a CDS encoding 4Fe-4S ferredoxin: MMKDDLHLPGLWSIWVKAPLLKDSDLLVVSACLPYVNPRLFRELSKGKVVLLACPEAESSAYYGKLASIVKSSKPRSITVVTIDGSPHCLMLHAAANEAEYILGEKVEKKHYVVVGAERLVEVSSDAVRVARYLSLVDELIREKPEIFGELRKLSLEYKSILEKHGGSRE
- a CDS encoding phosphoglucomutase — translated: MPRLFGTAGIRMRYPEEIDPVLAYRIGVSTGSLGLARKGYIVYDTRVTSHVLAYSFAAGLAASGSDVSVIGLAPTPVAGYAGLKHRSIGVSVTASHNPPEYNGFKLYDTEGYEFTRSLEEKIEELLEAPVALRWDKAGRISYEPGVLDDYIRDLLEHSQPSARKWSPSVLVDCANGASSHVTPLVARSLGGIPVTVNCNPDGFFPGRTPEPRVDVLEKLLPLYRSAEPAVIFAHDGDADRLAVLDPVEGFIRQDRLLALYAKLLLEERKGLVVVSIDTGRVVDEVVESMGGRVERYLLGKTHERVKELGLSSVAMAGEPWKLIDPSWGPWVDGIRQVALLTKLIVERGKPLAKILMEEGIPEYPWDRRSFLLDPPESRIHVYRDLVEELKSRLGEPAKIIDIDGYRFEYSDDSWILVRISGTEPKLRVYAEAKSRDRLKEIIESVSKIIKESALARNACVKAITIG
- the thiC gene encoding phosphomethylpyrimidine synthase ThiC, whose amino-acid sequence is MSKTIVSTARAGSISEEMRKLSELEGVPAEKIRDRIASGRIVIIANNRLENLKVTGVGRGLYTKVNVNVGTSGTVMDVEMEREKVKIAVEYGADTVMDLSIGGDLDEIRRLIIREARPLPVGTVPVYQAWIEGVRRYGGAGFPSDWFLEIVERHLRDGVAFMTIHSAISLELARRAVRSSRIMPIVSRGGAMLAAWMLENNEENPFRRHWDYLAELFAEYDAVVSIGDALRPGSIVDQHDELQIAELTEAARQVKSLREKGVQVIVEGPGHMTIDQVASNIKLMKKLTDGAPYYVLGPLVTDIAMGYDHIAAAIGGAIAAASGADFLCYLTPAEHLSLPTPEQVKEGLIAARIAAHAGDIVKLGARAYRRDFELSLHRARLEWSEVFKYAFDRERALRIYKQFNVNVSSCNMCGQYCVFLLLGKYLRERAVGGSLSQ